Proteins from one Mycolicibacter virginiensis genomic window:
- a CDS encoding acyl-CoA dehydrogenase, whose protein sequence is MAGWAGNPSFDLFKLPEEHDELRAAIRALAEKEIAPYAKDVDEQARFPEEALAALNASGFNAVHVPEEYGGQGADSVAACIVIEEVARVCASSSLIPAVNKLGTMGLILSGSEELKQQVLPGLAAGEVMASYALSEREAGSDAAAMRTRAKADGDDWILNGSKCWITNGGKSSWYTVMAVTDPDLDANGISAFMVHIDDEGFSIGPKEHKLGIKGSPTTELYFENCRIPGDRIIGEPGTGFKTALRTLDHTRPTIGAQAVGIAQGALDAAIEYTKDRKQFGKNISTFQGVQFMLADMAMKLEAARLMVYSAAARAERGETGLGFISAASKCFASDVAMEVTTDAVQLFGGAGYTTDFPVERMMRDAKITQIYEGTNQIQRVVMSRHLLR, encoded by the coding sequence ATGGCTGGGTGGGCCGGGAATCCCTCGTTTGATCTGTTCAAGTTGCCCGAGGAGCATGATGAGTTGCGGGCGGCGATTCGGGCGTTGGCGGAGAAGGAGATCGCTCCGTACGCCAAGGATGTTGATGAGCAGGCCCGGTTCCCCGAAGAGGCGTTGGCGGCGTTGAACGCATCGGGTTTCAACGCGGTGCATGTCCCGGAGGAGTACGGCGGTCAGGGTGCTGATTCGGTGGCGGCGTGCATTGTGATCGAAGAGGTCGCGCGGGTGTGTGCGTCGTCGTCGTTGATTCCGGCGGTGAACAAGCTGGGCACGATGGGTTTGATCTTGTCGGGTTCGGAGGAGCTCAAACAACAGGTGCTGCCGGGGCTGGCTGCCGGTGAGGTGATGGCTTCGTATGCGTTGAGTGAGCGTGAGGCCGGCAGTGACGCTGCGGCGATGCGGACTCGGGCCAAGGCTGATGGGGATGACTGGATCCTCAATGGCTCCAAGTGCTGGATCACCAATGGTGGTAAGTCGAGTTGGTACACGGTGATGGCGGTGACGGATCCGGATCTGGATGCCAACGGCATTTCGGCGTTCATGGTCCACATCGACGATGAGGGTTTTTCGATCGGGCCCAAGGAGCACAAGCTCGGTATCAAGGGTTCGCCGACTACGGAGTTGTATTTCGAGAACTGCCGTATTCCGGGGGATCGGATCATCGGTGAGCCCGGGACGGGGTTCAAGACGGCGTTGCGGACGTTGGATCACACGCGTCCGACGATTGGTGCGCAGGCGGTCGGTATTGCCCAGGGTGCGTTGGATGCGGCGATCGAGTACACCAAGGATCGCAAGCAGTTCGGTAAGAACATCAGCACGTTTCAGGGTGTGCAGTTCATGTTGGCCGATATGGCGATGAAGCTCGAGGCGGCTCGCTTGATGGTGTATTCGGCGGCGGCGCGGGCCGAGCGTGGTGAGACCGGGTTGGGTTTCATCTCGGCGGCCAGTAAGTGTTTTGCCTCGGATGTGGCCATGGAGGTCACTACCGATGCGGTGCAGTTGTTCGGTGGGGCGGGCTACACCACGGACTTCCCGGTGGAGCGGATGATGCGTGACGCCAAGATCACCCAGATCTATGAGGGCACCAACCAGATCCAGCGCGTCGTCATGAGCCGACACCTCCTGCGCTGA
- the purE gene encoding 5-(carboxyamino)imidazole ribonucleotide mutase, with the protein MSEHKPGPRVGVIMGSDSDWSVMEEAALALAEFEIPFEVGVVSAHRTPQRMFDYARDAAGRGIEVIIAGAGGAAHLPGMVASATPLPVIGVPVPLARLDGMDSLLSIVQMPAGVPVATVSIGGARNAGLLAVRILGSSDAALRARMEAFQDQLAQSVLAKDAMLQGKVTGE; encoded by the coding sequence ATGAGTGAGCACAAGCCCGGGCCCCGGGTCGGCGTGATCATGGGCAGTGACAGCGACTGGTCGGTGATGGAAGAAGCGGCCCTGGCGCTGGCTGAGTTCGAGATCCCGTTCGAGGTCGGGGTGGTCTCGGCGCACCGCACCCCGCAGCGGATGTTCGACTACGCCCGCGACGCCGCCGGCCGCGGTATCGAGGTGATCATCGCCGGGGCGGGCGGTGCCGCGCACCTGCCCGGGATGGTGGCTTCGGCCACACCGCTGCCGGTGATCGGGGTGCCGGTGCCGCTGGCCCGCCTGGACGGCATGGATTCTTTGCTGTCAATCGTGCAGATGCCAGCCGGCGTGCCTGTGGCCACCGTTTCTATCGGCGGCGCACGCAACGCAGGTTTGCTCGCAGTGCGTATTCTGGGCTCATCCGACGCCGCGCTGCGGGCCCGCATGGAAGCATTTCAAGACCAGCTGGCCCAGAGCGTGCTTGCGAAGGACGCGATGCTTCAAGGTAAAGTTACCGGCGAGTAG
- a CDS encoding response regulator, translated as MGTVHPTVMVVDDHPIWRDAVARDLADSGFSVVATAEGVSAARRRAAAVKPDVVLMDMRLADGDGVAATTAVLEVSPASRVLVLSASDERDDVLQAVKAGAIGYLVKSASREELTDAVHATAAGRAVFTPGLAGLVLGEYRRLERSPDAGPATPALTERETEVLRHVAKGLSAKQIAERLGLSHRTVENHVQATFRKLQVANRVELTRYAIEHGLDS; from the coding sequence ATGGGAACTGTCCATCCGACGGTGATGGTGGTCGACGACCATCCGATCTGGCGGGACGCCGTCGCCCGCGACTTGGCCGATTCCGGCTTCAGTGTGGTCGCCACCGCCGAAGGGGTGAGCGCGGCGCGCCGCCGGGCCGCAGCGGTGAAACCCGACGTGGTGCTGATGGACATGCGATTGGCAGACGGCGACGGGGTGGCCGCGACCACCGCGGTGCTCGAGGTCTCCCCGGCATCGCGGGTGCTGGTGCTGTCGGCCTCCGACGAACGTGACGACGTGCTGCAGGCGGTCAAAGCGGGCGCGATCGGTTATCTGGTCAAAAGTGCTTCACGGGAAGAGTTGACCGATGCGGTGCACGCCACCGCAGCCGGTCGCGCAGTGTTCACTCCGGGACTGGCCGGGCTGGTGCTGGGCGAATACCGGCGCCTGGAGCGCAGCCCGGACGCCGGGCCCGCCACCCCCGCACTGACCGAGCGGGAGACCGAAGTACTGCGTCACGTGGCCAAGGGCCTGTCCGCCAAGCAGATTGCCGAACGGCTCGGTCTGAGCCATCGCACCGTGGAAAACCATGTCCAGGCGACATTCCGCAAGTTGCAGGTCGCCAACCGGGTGGAGCTGACCCGCTACGCCATCGAACACGGGCTGGACAGCTGA
- the pta gene encoding phosphate acetyltransferase, with protein sequence MSEGNAGTSSIYLAAAEGGSGKSVLALGLLHLLAASSTRVGVFRPVVRSLDEPDGQLELLLAHATATIDDHSACRGVTYQQVFADREAALGEIVARFHEVARHCDTVLVVGSDYTDVVNPSELSFNARVAVNLGAPLVLAVNGHNRDAQAVAEITERCLTEVAAVHAHPAAVIANRCDPDRLAEVTQAISVRLADADVPAFAVPEVALLSAPTMAELCTALQGTVYSGDPELLRREALSVMVGGMTAENILDRLSEGQVVIVPADRSDVLLALVNAHEAQGFPSLAGIILNGGLLPHPAIDKLVKGLRPTLPLIATSHRTYDTAEKVSHTGSRITVGALRKIDTALALVAEHIDGAELAERIRVPASSVITPQMFEYRLLERARADRRHIVLPEATDDRILLAAGRLLSRGIVDLTLLGVEGAVRQRGAELGVDLDAARVIDPETSDLRDTFGAEYARLRAHKGVTEDRAREIMRDISYFGTMMVHLGSADGMVSGAVHTTAHTIRPAFEIIRTAPGVSTVSSVFLMCLSDRVLAYGDCAVVPDPTVEQLADIAISSAATAAAFGIDPRVALLSYSTGESGSGAGVDKVRAATQLVHERRPDLLADGPIQYDAAVDAGVAAAKMPDSPVAGRATVLVFPDLNTGNNTYKAVQRSAGAIAIGPVLQGLAKPVNDLSRGALVDDIVYTVAITAIQAQGVTP encoded by the coding sequence ATGTCAGAAGGTAACGCCGGCACGTCGAGCATCTACCTCGCCGCCGCCGAGGGCGGCTCCGGCAAGTCCGTGCTCGCGCTGGGTCTGCTGCACCTTCTGGCCGCCTCGTCCACTCGGGTCGGCGTCTTCCGGCCGGTCGTACGATCGCTGGACGAGCCCGATGGGCAACTCGAACTGCTGCTCGCCCATGCCACCGCCACCATCGACGACCACAGTGCCTGCCGTGGCGTGACCTACCAACAGGTCTTCGCCGACCGCGAGGCGGCGCTGGGCGAGATCGTCGCGCGGTTCCACGAAGTCGCCCGGCACTGCGACACCGTCCTGGTGGTCGGCAGCGACTACACCGACGTCGTCAACCCGAGCGAGTTGAGTTTCAACGCCCGCGTCGCGGTCAACCTGGGGGCGCCACTGGTGCTGGCGGTCAACGGTCACAACCGCGACGCGCAGGCCGTCGCGGAGATCACCGAGCGCTGCCTGACCGAAGTGGCCGCAGTACACGCCCATCCGGCTGCGGTGATCGCCAACCGTTGCGACCCGGACCGGCTGGCCGAAGTCACCCAGGCGATCTCGGTGCGTCTGGCCGACGCCGACGTTCCGGCGTTCGCGGTTCCGGAGGTAGCGCTGCTGTCGGCGCCGACCATGGCCGAACTCTGCACCGCGCTTCAGGGCACCGTCTACAGCGGCGACCCGGAGTTGCTGCGCCGCGAAGCCCTCAGCGTCATGGTCGGCGGAATGACAGCCGAGAACATTCTCGATCGACTGTCCGAGGGGCAGGTCGTGATCGTGCCGGCGGACCGCTCCGACGTACTGCTGGCCTTGGTGAATGCCCATGAGGCGCAGGGCTTCCCGTCGCTGGCGGGAATCATCCTCAATGGGGGCCTGCTGCCGCATCCGGCCATCGACAAATTGGTGAAGGGTCTGCGGCCCACGCTGCCGCTGATCGCCACGAGCCACCGCACCTACGACACCGCCGAAAAGGTGTCGCACACCGGCTCGCGGATCACCGTCGGTGCCTTACGCAAGATCGACACCGCGCTTGCCCTGGTCGCCGAGCACATCGACGGCGCCGAGCTGGCCGAGCGGATCCGGGTGCCGGCGTCGAGCGTGATCACCCCGCAGATGTTCGAGTACCGACTGCTGGAACGAGCCCGGGCCGACCGTCGCCACATCGTGCTACCGGAAGCGACCGACGACCGGATCCTGTTGGCAGCCGGGCGGCTACTGTCCCGCGGCATCGTCGACCTGACCCTGCTCGGGGTGGAAGGCGCGGTGCGTCAGCGCGGCGCCGAGCTGGGCGTGGACCTGGACGCCGCGCGGGTGATCGACCCCGAGACCAGCGACCTGCGGGACACCTTCGGCGCCGAATACGCCCGGCTGCGCGCGCACAAGGGCGTCACCGAGGACCGTGCCCGCGAGATCATGCGCGACATCTCCTATTTCGGCACCATGATGGTGCACCTGGGGAGCGCCGACGGAATGGTGTCGGGTGCGGTGCACACCACCGCGCACACCATCCGGCCGGCGTTCGAAATCATCCGCACCGCGCCCGGGGTGTCCACGGTGTCCAGTGTGTTCCTGATGTGCCTGTCCGACCGGGTGCTGGCCTACGGCGACTGCGCGGTGGTGCCCGACCCGACCGTCGAGCAACTCGCCGACATCGCCATCTCCTCGGCGGCCACCGCGGCCGCCTTCGGCATCGACCCCCGAGTCGCGCTGCTGTCCTACTCGACCGGTGAATCCGGCTCCGGCGCCGGCGTGGACAAGGTGCGCGCCGCAACGCAATTGGTGCACGAGCGTCGCCCCGATCTGCTCGCCGACGGTCCGATCCAATACGACGCCGCGGTCGACGCGGGAGTCGCAGCGGCCAAGATGCCGGACTCGCCGGTGGCGGGGCGGGCCACCGTGCTGGTGTTCCCCGACCTCAACACCGGCAACAACACCTATAAGGCGGTGCAGCGCAGTGCCGGTGCGATCGCGATCGGTCCGGTGCTGCAGGGACTGGCCAAGCCCGTCAACGACCTGTCCCGCGGTGCGCTGGTCGACGACATCGTCTACACCGTGGCCATCACTGCGATCCAGGCGCAGGGAGTGACCCCGTGA
- a CDS encoding GtrA family protein, producing MSFTDATIARLPRVIRPLAERHHELIKFAIVGATTFLIDSALFYTLKLTILSPKPVTAKVISGIVAVIASYILNREWSFKDRGGRERHHEALLFFGVSGVGVVLSMAPLWFSSYVLGLRAPMVSLTIENLSDFVSAYIIGNLLQMAFRFWAFRRWVFPDEFARSTDAALDATIETGALTEAIEDALEGGPDTGVVTLFRRPARHQPPADGLSKTS from the coding sequence GTGTCTTTTACCGACGCCACGATCGCCCGCCTGCCGCGGGTGATCCGTCCGCTGGCCGAACGCCATCATGAGCTGATCAAGTTCGCCATCGTCGGCGCGACCACATTCCTGATCGACTCCGCGCTGTTCTACACGCTCAAGCTCACGATCCTGTCGCCCAAGCCCGTCACGGCCAAGGTCATCTCGGGGATCGTCGCGGTGATCGCCTCCTACATCCTCAACCGGGAGTGGAGCTTCAAGGACCGGGGCGGCCGGGAGCGTCACCACGAGGCGCTGCTGTTCTTCGGGGTCAGCGGCGTCGGCGTGGTGTTGTCCATGGCGCCGTTGTGGTTCTCCAGCTACGTGCTTGGGCTGCGGGCGCCCATGGTGTCACTGACCATCGAGAACCTCTCGGACTTCGTCTCGGCCTACATCATCGGCAACCTGCTGCAGATGGCGTTCCGGTTCTGGGCGTTCCGCCGCTGGGTCTTTCCCGACGAGTTCGCCCGCAGCACCGACGCCGCACTCGATGCGACGATCGAGACCGGCGCGCTCACCGAGGCGATCGAAGACGCTCTGGAGGGCGGCCCGGACACCGGCGTGGTGACGCTGTTCCGGCGTCCGGCCCGTCATCAACCGCCGGCGGACGGTCTGTCGAAAACCTCGTGA
- a CDS encoding aminotransferase class V-fold PLP-dependent enzyme — translation MPGLLPEVDPDGLLEYSVVYTDRAINHMSARFQDVMNDVSAMLREVYHADAAVVVPGNGTCGMEAVARQFANDADVLVVRNGFFSYRWSQILATGRITDRVTVLKARPTGDGDQAPFAPAPIEEVEEAIARIRPAVVCVPHVETASGILLPDDYLTRIGTATATVGGLFVLDCIASGVVWADMATLGVDVLVTAPQKDWSAEPGCAMVGLSNRALEVMERTQSTSFALDLKKWREIMVAYENGGHAYHATMPTGVISSLRDAMAETRDRGFDAVREQQFALGRKVRALLAERGFPSVAAPGFEAPGVVVSYTTDPDIRTGRKFLAQGLQTAAGVPLQCDEPATFSTFRIGLFGLDKLADIEGTVARLSSAIDRIALA, via the coding sequence ATGCCAGGACTTCTTCCCGAGGTCGACCCCGACGGATTGCTGGAGTACTCCGTCGTCTACACCGACCGGGCCATCAACCACATGTCCGCGCGCTTCCAGGACGTCATGAACGACGTCTCGGCGATGCTGCGCGAGGTGTACCACGCCGACGCGGCGGTCGTCGTGCCCGGCAACGGAACGTGTGGCATGGAAGCGGTCGCACGCCAGTTCGCCAACGACGCTGATGTGCTCGTCGTCCGGAACGGGTTCTTCAGCTACCGGTGGAGTCAGATCCTTGCGACCGGCCGCATCACCGACCGAGTCACCGTGCTCAAAGCCCGTCCGACCGGCGACGGCGACCAGGCGCCCTTCGCTCCCGCGCCCATCGAGGAGGTCGAGGAGGCGATCGCGCGGATCCGGCCGGCGGTGGTGTGCGTTCCGCATGTGGAAACCGCCAGCGGAATCCTGCTACCCGACGACTACCTGACGCGGATCGGCACCGCGACGGCTACGGTCGGCGGCTTGTTCGTCCTGGACTGCATCGCCTCCGGCGTGGTCTGGGCGGACATGGCGACCCTCGGGGTGGACGTCCTAGTGACCGCGCCACAGAAGGACTGGAGCGCCGAGCCGGGCTGTGCCATGGTCGGCCTGTCCAACCGCGCCCTGGAGGTCATGGAGCGCACTCAGAGCACCAGCTTCGCGCTGGACCTGAAGAAGTGGCGCGAGATCATGGTGGCCTACGAAAACGGTGGCCACGCCTACCACGCGACCATGCCGACCGGCGTGATCAGCAGCCTTCGCGATGCCATGGCCGAGACCCGCGACCGTGGCTTCGACGCCGTGCGAGAGCAGCAGTTCGCGCTGGGACGCAAGGTGCGTGCGCTGCTGGCCGAACGCGGCTTCCCCAGCGTGGCCGCACCGGGCTTCGAAGCACCCGGCGTGGTGGTCAGCTACACCACCGACCCCGACATCCGCACCGGGCGAAAGTTTCTGGCCCAGGGGCTTCAGACCGCGGCGGGAGTGCCGCTGCAATGCGACGAGCCGGCGACGTTCAGCACCTTCCGGATTGGGCTGTTCGGCCTGGACAAGTTGGCCGATATCGAGGGAACAGTGGCGCGACTGAGCTCCGCGATCGACCGGATCGCCTTGGCCTGA
- the macS gene encoding MacS family sensor histidine kinase codes for MSVARDLNPVTPLWRAAQVFRLLSCLYALGFQLAINDDLRRPGLAWALFAVLIGFSGLCAVGYLRGFARRPGWVIAEIVVVVALMLSTEMVASRQWELENQTWPTTLWASNATISAALQFGSTGGMATATVVTAASAFVKGYVSLNFGRNATMIVELALGLAVGMAAQTARRAHDDLQRATRLAAATEERERLSRHVHDGVIQVLALVTRKGREIGGAAAELAALAGEQERALRRLVSSADFTTDVGATDLRALLSRRADDRVSLSLPGTPVLLEQRTAAELDAAVGNALDNVWAHAGAHARAFVLCEDLGETVTVSVRDDGVGIAAGRLEEAVRQGHVGVSKSIVGRLTALGGSAVLHTEAGEGTEWELSIRR; via the coding sequence GTGAGCGTCGCCCGCGATCTGAATCCGGTGACCCCGCTGTGGCGGGCCGCGCAGGTGTTTCGGCTGCTGAGTTGCCTGTACGCGCTGGGATTTCAACTTGCGATCAACGACGACCTGCGGCGGCCGGGGCTGGCCTGGGCACTGTTCGCGGTGCTGATCGGTTTCAGTGGCCTCTGCGCGGTCGGCTATCTGCGCGGCTTCGCCCGTCGCCCGGGATGGGTGATCGCCGAGATCGTTGTGGTGGTAGCCCTGATGCTCTCCACCGAGATGGTCGCGTCCCGGCAGTGGGAACTCGAGAACCAGACCTGGCCGACGACACTGTGGGCCAGCAACGCCACCATCTCGGCTGCCCTGCAGTTCGGTTCGACCGGCGGCATGGCGACCGCGACCGTGGTGACCGCAGCCAGCGCTTTCGTCAAGGGTTACGTCAGCCTGAACTTCGGCCGCAACGCCACCATGATCGTCGAGCTGGCGCTTGGCCTGGCGGTCGGCATGGCTGCGCAGACGGCGCGGCGGGCCCACGACGACCTGCAGCGGGCGACCCGACTGGCCGCCGCCACCGAGGAACGCGAGCGGCTGTCGCGGCACGTCCACGACGGTGTCATCCAGGTGTTGGCGCTGGTCACCCGAAAGGGGCGCGAAATCGGCGGAGCTGCAGCCGAGTTGGCTGCACTGGCCGGCGAGCAGGAACGCGCGCTGCGCCGGCTGGTGAGTTCCGCGGACTTCACCACGGACGTCGGCGCCACCGATCTTCGGGCACTGCTTAGCCGCCGCGCGGACGATCGGGTGTCGCTGAGCCTGCCCGGCACTCCGGTGCTGCTGGAACAGCGCACTGCCGCCGAGCTCGACGCCGCCGTCGGCAATGCCCTGGACAATGTGTGGGCACACGCCGGTGCGCACGCCCGAGCCTTTGTGCTCTGTGAAGACCTGGGTGAGACGGTGACCGTCAGCGTGCGCGATGACGGGGTGGGCATCGCCGCCGGGCGGCTGGAAGAGGCTGTGCGCCAAGGTCATGTCGGGGTGTCGAAGTCGATTGTCGGCCGGCTGACGGCACTGGGCGGCAGCGCCGTGTTGCACACCGAGGCGGGGGAGGGAACCGAATGGGAACTGTCCATCCGACGGTGA
- a CDS encoding maleylpyruvate isomerase family mycothiol-dependent enzyme, with product MTNRIDIVRAARHAFVDTVDGLTDAEFDHGTTLCTQWTPRDVLAHLIGTSEIGRYLRAPWRLHKINAEVVMEGRGRDRAELIADARRWAQVPDRAVAGLLLGDLAMHHQDVLRGLGRSREIPPVEEAAILSEGVSLTVQKLQPTLLRYRVEPTNGIGRPRGRGTVVRGTAEALGLWLGGRNISDVEIG from the coding sequence ATGACAAACCGGATCGACATCGTTCGCGCAGCGCGGCATGCGTTCGTCGACACAGTCGACGGGCTCACGGACGCTGAATTCGATCACGGCACCACCCTGTGTACCCAATGGACGCCGCGCGACGTGCTGGCCCATCTGATCGGTACCTCCGAGATCGGCAGATACCTGCGTGCACCGTGGCGGTTGCACAAGATCAACGCCGAGGTCGTCATGGAAGGACGTGGTCGCGACCGAGCCGAGTTGATCGCCGACGCCCGGCGCTGGGCGCAGGTACCCGATCGCGCGGTGGCCGGGCTACTGCTGGGCGACTTGGCGATGCATCACCAGGATGTGTTGCGCGGACTAGGGCGTAGCCGCGAGATCCCGCCGGTTGAAGAGGCCGCGATCCTGTCCGAGGGGGTGAGCCTGACCGTGCAGAAGCTGCAGCCGACCCTGCTTCGGTATCGGGTCGAACCCACCAACGGGATCGGCCGGCCCCGCGGCCGCGGCACCGTTGTCCGCGGCACCGCAGAAGCGCTGGGCCTGTGGCTCGGCGGCCGCAACATATCCGATGTCGAGATCGGCTGA
- a CDS encoding 5-(carboxyamino)imidazole ribonucleotide synthase, whose protein sequence is MAPYLRSPRCRRDTILAVSNPPTPTPPAGGRSPLVTMVGGGQLARMTHQAAIALGQRLRVLAAAADEPAAQVTPDVVIGSHTDLDDLRRAAAGATVLTFDHEHVPGELLDQLIAEGVNVAPPPAALLHAQDKLVMRRKLAELGAPVPRFAAIETLEDLDDFAALTGGPMVVKAARGGYDGRGVSIVDDVAQARAAVTDYLAAGVPVLAEERVAMRRELSALVARSPFGQGAAWPVVETVQERGICVTVIAPAPDLSDESASAAQQLALRLADELGVVGVLAVELFETTDGRVLVNELAMRPHNSGHWTMDGAATSQFEQHLRAVLDYPLGATTPVAAVTVMANVLGAPQTPTMTMDERLHHLFARYPDARVHLYGKDERPGRKIGHINLLGEDTKDLANLRERAESAAHWLSHGEWSDGWDPHE, encoded by the coding sequence ATGGCGCCGTACTTGCGATCGCCGCGGTGCCGACGTGACACGATATTGGCCGTGTCGAACCCCCCAACCCCTACGCCGCCCGCGGGCGGACGCAGCCCGCTGGTCACCATGGTGGGCGGCGGCCAGCTGGCGCGGATGACTCATCAGGCCGCGATCGCGCTAGGACAGCGGCTGCGAGTGCTGGCCGCGGCGGCTGACGAGCCGGCCGCCCAGGTCACCCCGGACGTGGTGATCGGATCGCACACCGACCTCGATGACCTGCGCCGGGCGGCCGCCGGCGCCACCGTGCTCACCTTCGACCACGAGCACGTCCCGGGTGAGCTGCTGGACCAGCTGATCGCCGAGGGCGTCAACGTCGCCCCTCCGCCGGCGGCGTTGCTGCACGCCCAGGACAAGTTGGTGATGCGCCGCAAGCTGGCGGAGCTGGGAGCGCCGGTGCCGCGGTTCGCCGCGATCGAGACGCTTGAGGACCTCGATGACTTCGCCGCGCTGACCGGCGGCCCGATGGTGGTGAAGGCGGCCCGCGGCGGTTACGACGGGCGTGGGGTGTCGATCGTCGATGACGTGGCCCAGGCAAGGGCGGCCGTCACCGACTATCTGGCCGCAGGCGTACCGGTACTGGCCGAAGAACGGGTCGCGATGCGCCGCGAACTCTCGGCGCTGGTGGCCCGGTCACCGTTCGGCCAGGGCGCGGCCTGGCCGGTGGTCGAGACCGTGCAGGAGAGGGGAATCTGCGTGACGGTGATCGCGCCCGCACCGGACCTGTCGGACGAATCCGCCTCTGCTGCACAACAATTGGCACTGCGGTTGGCCGATGAGCTGGGCGTGGTCGGGGTGCTGGCGGTCGAGCTTTTCGAAACCACGGACGGGCGGGTGCTGGTCAACGAGCTGGCAATGCGACCGCACAACTCGGGGCACTGGACCATGGACGGTGCGGCCACCAGCCAGTTCGAACAGCATCTACGTGCGGTGCTGGACTATCCGCTCGGCGCCACCACACCGGTGGCGGCGGTGACCGTGATGGCCAATGTCCTAGGAGCCCCGCAAACGCCGACGATGACGATGGACGAGCGGCTGCACCACCTGTTCGCGCGCTACCCAGATGCCCGAGTCCACCTCTACGGCAAGGACGAACGACCCGGCCGCAAGATCGGCCACATCAACCTCCTGGGTGAGGACACCAAGGACTTGGCGAACCTGCGCGAGCGGGCTGAAAGCGCGGCACACTGGTTGTCGCACGGGGAATGGAGCGATGGATGGGATCCGCATGAGTGA
- a CDS encoding acetate kinase yields the protein MTKAASGLVLVLNSGSSSIKYQLVDPVAGTALLSGLVEQIGEADSPVADHAAGLRLIHQQLVDSGIDLAAVRAVGHRVVHGGNLFHAPTLITDAVVAEVARLAELAPLHNPANVIGIEVARTDFPDVPHVAVFDTGFFHSLPAAAASYAVDHDVATRYGIRRYGFHGTSHEYVSGEVAAVLGRDPGELNIIVLHLGNGASASAVQGGVAVETSMGLTPLEGLVMGTRSGDIDPGVLFHLNRTAQMGVDELDELLNRRSGLKGLSGVNDFRELLEQREAGGALGEAAGLAYDVYIHRLRKYVGAYLAVLGRVDAIAFTAGVGENAPSVREDSLAGLDGLGIVVDPERNRTGKGARVISADGSRTTVLVVPTNEELAIARAAWQFV from the coding sequence GTGACCAAAGCCGCGTCCGGTCTGGTGCTGGTGCTCAACTCCGGCTCGTCATCGATCAAATACCAACTGGTCGACCCGGTGGCCGGGACCGCGCTGCTGTCCGGACTGGTCGAGCAGATCGGCGAGGCCGACAGCCCGGTGGCCGACCACGCCGCCGGGCTGCGGCTGATCCACCAGCAGCTCGTCGACTCCGGCATTGACCTGGCCGCCGTCCGTGCCGTGGGACATCGGGTGGTGCACGGCGGCAACCTGTTCCACGCACCTACACTGATCACCGATGCGGTGGTGGCCGAGGTGGCACGGCTGGCCGAGCTCGCGCCGCTGCACAATCCGGCTAACGTGATCGGGATCGAAGTGGCCCGCACCGACTTTCCCGACGTCCCACACGTGGCGGTGTTCGACACCGGGTTCTTCCACTCCCTGCCGGCGGCCGCGGCCAGCTATGCCGTCGACCACGACGTCGCGACCCGATACGGCATCCGCCGCTACGGATTCCACGGCACCTCACACGAATACGTCTCTGGTGAGGTCGCCGCGGTGCTGGGCCGTGACCCCGGCGAGCTGAACATTATCGTGCTGCACCTGGGCAACGGTGCCTCGGCTTCGGCGGTGCAAGGCGGGGTGGCCGTCGAGACCTCGATGGGTCTGACCCCGCTGGAGGGCCTGGTGATGGGCACCCGCAGCGGTGATATCGACCCGGGCGTGCTGTTCCACCTCAACCGCACCGCTCAGATGGGGGTCGATGAGCTCGACGAGCTGCTGAACCGCCGCTCCGGGCTCAAAGGGCTGTCCGGGGTCAACGACTTTCGGGAGCTGCTGGAGCAGCGGGAAGCCGGCGGCGCGCTGGGTGAGGCCGCCGGGCTGGCCTACGACGTCTACATTCACCGGCTGCGCAAGTACGTCGGCGCCTACCTGGCCGTGCTGGGTCGCGTCGACGCCATCGCCTTTACGGCCGGGGTGGGGGAGAACGCGCCCAGCGTGCGCGAGGATTCGCTGGCCGGCCTGGACGGGCTGGGCATCGTCGTGGACCCCGAACGCAACCGCACGGGCAAGGGTGCCCGAGTCATCTCGGCCGACGGATCGCGCACCACTGTCTTGGTGGTTCCCACCAATGAAGAGTTGGCGATCGCACGGGCTGCCTGGCAGTTCGTGTGA